A single genomic interval of Vicia villosa cultivar HV-30 ecotype Madison, WI unplaced genomic scaffold, Vvil1.0 ctg.000742F_1_1, whole genome shotgun sequence harbors:
- the LOC131630831 gene encoding protein S40-4-like has translation MANNYFAKRNHHFLSVSTDRDSSLSLTTDSDSVFEFHESDIYNSNHDDCTEFGSSLHGSRSVKKSSSLKTKDAGGTPASVPVNIPDWSKILGDEYANSYMKRYGTEEEREDEDESGWVPPHEFLARKGVASLSVQEGVGRTLKGRDLSRLRNAIWAKTGFQ, from the coding sequence ATGGCAAACAATTACTTCGCAAAAAGAAACCACCACTTTCTTTCAGTTTCAACTGACAGAGACTCTTCCTTATCGTTAACAACGGATTCAGATTCAGTGTTTGAATTCCACGAATCAGACATTTACAATTCCAATCATGATGACTGTACGGAGTTTGGCAGTTCTCTCCATGGCTCTCGTTCGGTCAAGAAATCTTCTTCTTTGAAGACAAAGGACGCTGGAGGAACTCCAGCGTCCGTGCCAGTAAACATCCCCGATTGGTCGAAGATTCTCGGGGATGAATATGCAAATAGTTACATGAAGAGATATGGCACGGAAGAGGAGAGAGAGGATGAAGATGAGAGTGGGTGGGTACCACCGCATGAGTTTTTGGCGAGGAAGGGAGTGGCTTCTTTGTCGGTACAGGAGGGTGTTGGAAGGACTCTTAAGGGAAGAGATCTTAGTAGGCTCAGAAATGCTATTTGGGCAAAAACTGGGTTCCAATAA